In one window of Longimicrobium sp. DNA:
- a CDS encoding sigma-54 dependent transcriptional regulator, giving the protein MAPTAPPRILIADDQPDIIQALRLLLKGAGYGIETATSPASALAAAREKDLDVVLMDLNYARDTTSGREGLELIPQIHAADPSLPIVVMTAWGSVEGAVEAMRRGARDYVEKPWDNQRLLATLASQVELGRALRQTQRLEQENRRLRSDGLPEMIAESRAMVPVLRLMERVGPSDASVLITGEHGTGKDVVARWLHASSPRASRALVTVNAGAIAEGVFESELFGHVKGAFTDARSDRVGAFELADGGTLFMDEIGTMPHDQQAKLLRVLQSGELQRVGASRTRKVDVRVISATNLDVQQGVEEGRFREDLLFRLNTVEIHLPPLRDRREDVPLLANHFLRRGAAQYRKALEGFTPDAMKALLSYPWPGNVRELEHAVERSILLTAGPRVGVEDLALRGRVPASVAMEEMSLEDAERLLIRKALERFDGNVSQAAEALGLSRSALYRRLERFGL; this is encoded by the coding sequence GCCGGACATCATCCAGGCGCTGCGCCTCCTCCTGAAAGGCGCCGGGTATGGCATCGAGACGGCCACCTCCCCCGCATCCGCGCTGGCCGCGGCGCGCGAAAAGGATCTGGACGTGGTGCTGATGGACCTCAACTACGCCCGCGACACCACCTCCGGGCGCGAGGGGCTGGAGCTGATCCCGCAGATCCACGCCGCCGATCCGTCGCTCCCCATCGTGGTGATGACGGCGTGGGGGAGCGTGGAGGGCGCCGTGGAGGCGATGCGGCGCGGCGCCCGCGACTACGTGGAAAAGCCGTGGGACAACCAGCGCCTCCTGGCCACCCTCGCCTCGCAGGTGGAGCTGGGGCGCGCCCTGCGCCAGACGCAGCGGCTGGAGCAGGAGAACCGCCGCCTGCGCAGCGACGGCCTCCCCGAGATGATCGCCGAGTCACGCGCCATGGTGCCCGTGCTGCGGCTGATGGAGCGCGTGGGCCCCTCCGACGCCTCCGTGCTCATCACCGGCGAGCACGGCACCGGCAAGGACGTGGTCGCGCGCTGGCTCCACGCGTCGTCCCCCCGCGCATCGCGTGCGCTGGTGACGGTGAACGCGGGCGCCATCGCGGAGGGCGTGTTCGAGAGCGAGCTCTTTGGCCACGTAAAGGGCGCGTTCACCGACGCCCGCTCGGACCGGGTGGGCGCCTTCGAGCTGGCGGACGGCGGCACGCTCTTCATGGACGAGATCGGCACCATGCCGCACGACCAGCAGGCCAAGCTCCTGCGCGTGCTGCAGAGCGGCGAGCTGCAGCGCGTGGGGGCGTCGCGCACCCGCAAGGTGGACGTGCGCGTGATCTCGGCCACCAACCTGGACGTGCAGCAGGGCGTGGAAGAAGGGCGCTTCCGCGAAGACCTCCTCTTCCGCCTCAACACCGTCGAGATCCACCTCCCCCCGCTGCGCGACCGGCGCGAGGACGTGCCGCTGCTGGCGAACCACTTCCTGCGCCGCGGCGCCGCGCAGTACCGCAAGGCGCTGGAGGGCTTCACGCCGGATGCCATGAAGGCGCTCCTCTCCTACCCCTGGCCCGGCAACGTGCGCGAGCTGGAACACGCGGTGGAGCGCTCGATCCTCCTTACCGCCGGCCCGCGCGTGGGGGTGGAGGACCTGGCGCTGCGGGGCCGCGTCCCCGCCTCGGTCGCCATGGAGGAGATGTCGCTGGAAGACGCCGAACGCCTCCTGATCCGCAAGGCGCTGGAGCGCTTCGACGGCAACGTGAGCCAGGCCGCGGAGGCGCTGGGCCTCAGCCGCAGCGCGCTGTACCGACGGCTGGAGCGCTTCGGGCTGTGA
- a CDS encoding ATP-binding protein — MPPRRRRTRHQTQIFILALLAGFPGVALSALLLWRGGYDSGVQWTAAVLVGGGWLLAAWMVRERAIRPLQTLSNLLAALREGDFSLRARGARPDDALGLALVEANALGETLREQRIGAIEATALLRRVMAEIDVAVFAIDEGGRVRLVNRAGERLLDRPPERILGFPADELELTDLLEGETPRTVEHEFPGGVGRWEVRRGPFRQGGRSHQLLVVADVSRVLREEERQAWRRLIRVLSHEINNSLAPIQSIAGTLQGMVGEDVVPGELGDDLRGGLAIIAGRSTSLSRFMAEYARLARLPPPSLSPIDIGLRVRHTAELERRLPVRVVPGDELLVSADPDQLDQLLINLVRNATDAALETGGGVRVGWRADGDGVEVWVEDDGPGLADTANLFVPFFTTKRNGTGIGLALSRQIAEAHGGTLTLENRPDARGCIARLVLPG, encoded by the coding sequence ATGCCCCCGCGCCGGCGGCGGACGCGCCACCAGACCCAGATCTTCATCCTCGCGCTCCTGGCCGGGTTTCCGGGAGTGGCGCTCTCCGCCCTGCTGCTGTGGCGGGGCGGCTACGACAGCGGCGTGCAGTGGACGGCGGCCGTGCTGGTGGGCGGCGGCTGGCTGCTGGCCGCGTGGATGGTGCGCGAGCGGGCCATCCGCCCCCTGCAGACCCTCTCCAACCTCCTGGCGGCGCTGCGCGAGGGCGACTTCTCGCTCCGCGCCCGCGGCGCCCGCCCGGACGACGCGCTCGGGCTGGCGCTGGTGGAGGCCAACGCGCTGGGCGAGACGCTTCGCGAGCAGCGCATCGGCGCCATAGAGGCGACCGCCCTCCTGCGCCGCGTGATGGCGGAGATCGACGTGGCGGTCTTCGCCATCGACGAGGGCGGGCGCGTGCGCCTCGTCAACCGCGCAGGCGAGCGCCTCCTGGACCGCCCACCGGAGCGCATCCTCGGCTTCCCCGCGGACGAGCTGGAGCTGACCGACCTGCTGGAGGGGGAGACGCCGCGCACCGTGGAGCACGAGTTCCCCGGCGGCGTCGGGCGCTGGGAGGTGCGGCGGGGTCCATTTCGCCAGGGCGGCCGCTCGCACCAGCTGCTGGTGGTGGCGGACGTGAGCCGCGTGCTGCGCGAAGAGGAGCGGCAGGCGTGGCGGCGGCTGATTCGCGTGCTGAGCCACGAGATCAACAACTCGCTGGCGCCCATCCAGTCCATCGCCGGCACGCTTCAGGGGATGGTGGGCGAGGACGTCGTCCCCGGCGAGCTGGGCGACGACCTGCGCGGCGGACTGGCGATCATCGCGGGGCGCTCCACCTCGCTCAGCCGTTTCATGGCCGAGTACGCCCGCCTGGCGCGCCTCCCGCCCCCCTCGCTCAGCCCCATCGACATCGGGCTGCGCGTGCGCCACACGGCGGAGCTGGAGCGGCGCCTCCCCGTGCGCGTCGTCCCCGGCGACGAGCTGCTGGTGAGCGCCGATCCCGACCAGCTCGACCAGCTCCTGATCAACCTCGTCCGCAACGCCACCGATGCCGCGCTGGAGACCGGCGGCGGTGTGCGCGTCGGCTGGCGCGCGGATGGCGACGGGGTGGAGGTGTGGGTGGAGGATGACGGCCCCGGCCTGGCGGACACGGCCAACCTGTTCGTCCCCTTCTTCACGACGAAGCGCAACGGCACCGGCATCGGCCTGGCCCTCAGCCGCCAGATCGCCGAGGCCCACGGCGGCACGCTGACCCTGGAGAACCGGCCGGATGCGCGGGGCTGCATCGCGCGGCTGGTGCTGCCGGGGTGA
- the hslO gene encoding Hsp33 family molecular chaperone HslO: MDRDYLVRATALDDRVRAFALNATGIVSELRRRHDTSPVVTAALGRTAMGALLIAAATLKEEEQLLTVDVKGDGPAGRIIVTANGRGEVRGLVGNPHADAESAGEKLNVAGVVGSTGFLSVTKHLGMKDSYQGTVALVSGEIGDDLTFYLAQSEQTPSAVGVGVFTQQDASVVAGGYMIQLLPGLSEKEIAAIEERIAALPHPTRLLREGATPEQILERIFPEGYTLGDSQPIRFHCPCSRERFESAIVSLGQDEVRRLIEEEEEPYTEVVCHFCNEAYRYSPHEMEAILEAVR, translated from the coding sequence ATGGATCGGGACTACCTGGTGCGCGCCACCGCTCTCGACGATCGGGTGCGCGCCTTTGCACTGAACGCCACGGGAATCGTGTCCGAGCTGCGCCGGCGCCACGATACATCACCCGTCGTCACGGCGGCGCTGGGGCGCACGGCCATGGGGGCGCTCCTCATCGCCGCGGCAACGCTCAAGGAAGAGGAGCAGCTCCTTACCGTGGACGTAAAGGGCGACGGGCCCGCGGGGCGCATCATCGTGACCGCCAACGGGCGCGGCGAGGTGCGCGGGCTGGTGGGCAACCCCCACGCGGACGCGGAGAGCGCCGGCGAGAAGCTGAACGTGGCCGGCGTGGTGGGGTCCACCGGCTTCCTCTCCGTCACCAAGCACCTGGGGATGAAGGACTCGTACCAGGGCACGGTGGCGCTCGTCTCGGGCGAGATCGGAGACGACCTCACGTTCTACCTGGCGCAGAGCGAGCAGACCCCTTCGGCGGTTGGCGTGGGGGTGTTCACGCAGCAGGACGCCAGCGTGGTGGCCGGCGGCTACATGATCCAGCTCCTCCCCGGCCTGTCGGAGAAGGAGATCGCGGCCATCGAGGAGCGGATCGCGGCCCTTCCGCATCCCACCCGGCTGCTGCGCGAGGGCGCCACCCCCGAGCAGATCCTGGAGCGGATCTTCCCCGAGGGCTACACGCTGGGCGACAGCCAGCCGATCCGCTTCCACTGCCCCTGCTCGCGCGAACGCTTCGAATCCGCCATCGTGAGCCTGGGGCAGGACGAGGTGCGGCGCCTCATCGAGGAGGAAGAGGAGCCGTACACCGAGGTGGTCTGCCACTTCTGCAACGAGGCGTACCGCTACAGCCCGCACGAGATGGAAGCCATCCTCGAAGCGGTGCGCTGA
- a CDS encoding DUF6174 domain-containing protein translates to MRLKLRLLCIALLAVAGCSDSPLEPWEKKQYTYDFQMLCRCGSPLTTPVSIHVRDGRVALVLTRPGPQGVAVPVDGPFPTIQDLIREIARARVRGQKVTVRYDEELGYPTFIAFGAFGNDEGHVYTLGNLQTEFFER, encoded by the coding sequence ATGCGCCTGAAGCTTCGTCTGCTGTGCATCGCTCTGCTGGCCGTCGCGGGGTGCTCCGACAGCCCCCTCGAGCCGTGGGAGAAGAAGCAGTACACGTACGATTTCCAGATGTTGTGCCGCTGCGGTTCGCCTCTCACGACGCCGGTAAGTATCCACGTGCGCGACGGCCGGGTGGCGCTCGTGCTCACCAGACCGGGACCACAGGGGGTAGCCGTCCCGGTCGACGGACCCTTTCCGACCATCCAGGACCTCATCCGGGAGATCGCCAGGGCGCGCGTGAGGGGCCAGAAGGTCACCGTGCGCTACGACGAGGAGCTCGGCTACCCCACCTTCATCGCGTTCGGCGCGTTCGGGAACGACGAGGGCCACGTCTACACGCTCGGGAACCTGCAAACCGAATTCTTTGAGAGGTAG
- a CDS encoding DUF6174 domain-containing protein produces MRLKLVLLCIALMSIAGCSRDTTAAQGESDYQYDFQKICFCGSQVTAPVTIHVRGGKVARVYKRPGGEDVTSLPNAQWPTIEDLVRIEEARRNGEKNLIVRYDAELGYPTYIEIGTIANDAGVVYTAENLRYLR; encoded by the coding sequence ATGCGCCTGAAGCTTGTTCTGCTGTGCATCGCCCTGATGTCCATCGCTGGATGCTCGCGCGATACCACCGCGGCCCAGGGTGAGTCAGACTACCAGTACGACTTCCAGAAGATCTGTTTCTGCGGAAGCCAGGTGACCGCGCCGGTGACGATCCACGTGCGTGGCGGCAAGGTCGCGCGCGTCTACAAGCGCCCGGGCGGGGAGGACGTCACGAGCCTGCCGAACGCGCAGTGGCCGACCATCGAGGACCTCGTGCGAATCGAGGAGGCGCGCCGAAATGGCGAGAAGAACCTGATCGTGCGCTACGACGCGGAGCTCGGCTACCCGACTTACATCGAGATCGGGACGATCGCGAACGATGCAGGGGTCGTGTACACCGCCGAGAACCTGCGGTACCTCCGCTAG
- a CDS encoding peroxiredoxin — protein sequence MPLQIGDQAPDVTLPAHDNQQVSLGSLYGGQATVVVFFPLAFTSTCTEELCTFRDDLAVYNGLGAQVAAISVDSPYVLDRFRKELGADYLFLSDFNREASRAFGVLREAPVGPGLRDVSDRSVFVVNPDRTVRYVWHSSNPSLLPPFDEIREALAA from the coding sequence ATGCCGCTTCAGATTGGCGATCAGGCACCCGACGTGACCCTTCCGGCGCACGACAACCAGCAGGTGTCGCTGGGCAGCCTCTACGGCGGCCAGGCGACGGTGGTGGTCTTCTTTCCGCTCGCGTTCACCAGCACCTGTACCGAGGAGCTGTGCACCTTTCGCGACGACCTGGCCGTGTACAACGGGCTGGGCGCGCAGGTGGCGGCCATCAGCGTGGACTCGCCCTACGTGCTGGACCGCTTCCGCAAGGAGCTCGGCGCGGACTACCTCTTCCTCTCCGACTTCAACCGCGAGGCGAGCCGGGCGTTCGGGGTGCTGCGCGAGGCGCCCGTCGGACCGGGGCTGCGCGACGTGTCCGACCGTTCCGTGTTCGTGGTGAACCCGGACCGTACGGTGCGCTACGTGTGGCACAGCAGCAATCCCAGCCTGCTGCCGCCCTTTGACGAGATCCGCGAGGCGCTGGCCGCGTGA
- a CDS encoding lytic transglycosylase domain-containing protein, translated as MKNSETSRTPRSRFRNDTRALLTSRPVQLLLVLGAMAEGAVILGRDRAPEPAKPVTMQQALHEAITPVKVVEHKRLSKLADLAVNEDAREDETVAEAQKLAEKYRKSGFKVSDRLALQIHEAAVENGIKPEVAFGLVKTESGFKTSATSHVGAIGLTQLMPATARWLKPGTTRSDLRDTETNLNIGFKYLADLIEKYDGNQKLALLAYNRGPGTVDRLLKRGRNPDNGYADMVYGRRNTHR; from the coding sequence ATGAAGAACAGCGAAACGAGCCGTACCCCGCGTTCGCGTTTTCGCAACGATACCCGCGCGCTCCTTACTTCGCGCCCGGTGCAGCTTCTCCTGGTTCTGGGAGCGATGGCGGAGGGCGCGGTGATCCTGGGCCGCGACAGGGCGCCGGAGCCGGCGAAGCCGGTCACGATGCAGCAGGCCCTTCACGAGGCCATCACCCCGGTGAAGGTGGTGGAGCACAAGCGCCTCTCGAAGCTGGCCGACCTGGCGGTGAACGAGGACGCCCGCGAGGACGAGACGGTGGCCGAGGCGCAGAAGCTGGCCGAGAAGTACCGCAAGAGCGGCTTCAAGGTGTCGGACAGGCTGGCGCTTCAGATCCACGAAGCCGCCGTCGAGAACGGGATCAAGCCGGAAGTGGCGTTCGGGCTGGTGAAGACGGAGAGCGGGTTCAAGACGAGCGCGACGAGCCACGTGGGCGCCATCGGCCTCACGCAGCTGATGCCGGCGACGGCACGCTGGCTGAAGCCCGGCACCACGCGCAGCGACCTGCGCGACACGGAGACGAACCTGAACATCGGCTTCAAGTACCTCGCCGACCTGATCGAGAAGTACGACGGCAACCAGAAGCTGGCGCTGCTGGCCTACAACCGCGGCCCCGGCACCGTGGACCGCCTCCTGAAGCGCGGCCGCAACCCGGACAACGGCTACGCCGACATGGTGTACGGACGCCGCAACACGCACCGGTAA